One window of the Suricata suricatta isolate VVHF042 chromosome 7, meerkat_22Aug2017_6uvM2_HiC, whole genome shotgun sequence genome contains the following:
- the LOC115296109 gene encoding oocyte-expressed protein homolog, giving the protein MAPYQMTTQYRSDSRGASRKCFHYQNWLLLHAQRDWCRFKHFQKPSVLHVEARRLEKIFGPSRALIPKFEQEFKVLIRMGEPDSEGKVGVFIIGKRRHRKRAKSLLRILAARPGRKLCGDLMMLSIKKSVKRENADSDATLSTAMMTSLDEAMKSLEIGGETVQEPVTKTV; this is encoded by the exons ATGGCGCCGTACCAGATGACGACCCAGTACAGATCAGACAGCCGGGGAGCCAGCAGGAAGTGTTTCCATTACCAGAACTGGCTCCTTTTGCACGCTCAACGGGACTGGTGCAGGTTTAAGCACTTTCAGAAACCCTCAGTGCTTCACGTGGAGGCGCGTCGGCTGGAAAAGATTTTCG GCCCAAGCAGAGCCCTCATCCCGAAGTTCGAACAGGAGTTCAAAGTCCTGATCCGGATGGGAGAGCCCGACTCCGAGGGCAAAGTTGGAGTCTTTATCATCGGGAAGCGCCGCCACCGAAAGCGTGCCAAAAGCCTACTTCGCATTTTGGCTGCAAGGCCTGGAAGGAAACTGTGTGGAG ACCTAATGATGCTCAGCATTAAGAAGTCTGTTAAAAGAGAGAATGCTGATTCCGATGCCACCCTCTCTACTGCCATGATGACCAGCCTGGATGAAGCCATGAAGTCACTGGAAATAGGCGGGGAGACTGTCCAGGAACCTGTTACCAAAACAGTGTGA